GAAATGTGTGTCAAACCTGCCAGTGTGGATCGCATGATCACTTCTATTTTAGAAATGGAAGTGGATGGAGAAATAGTGGAACAATTTCAAGGGGATGGTTTAATCATTGCAACACCAACCGGTTCCACCTGTTACACTGCTTCGGCCAATGGTCCCATTGTTCATCCGGGCATGGAAGCGATGGTGGTCACACCGATTTGCCCCCTCAGTCTTTCCAGTCGCCCTTTAGTTCTCCCACCGGGTTCAGTGGTCAATGTTTGGCCCCTAGAAGAAACTGAACCTTCTACCAAACTCTGGACTGATGGTTCACTGGGAACGACAATTTGGCCCGGACAACGAGTATCTGTGACCATGGCGAATTGCTTAGCTAAATATATTATTCTACGGGAAGATCATTCTTTTTATCACACCTTACGAGAAAAACTAATGTGGGCAGGAACCCGCATTCACTACACCAATGATCATCGCAATGGACATCCTTAGCTAACTTGTTGGGCGGATTCAGCCGATTGAGCTAATTCTCGCACCACTCGCGAAGCATAAGGACGAATCATCCACCACAAAAATGGTGATAACCAGCCCCGTAACGTGATGGAACAAGAAACATAAGTGCCAATCAGGGTTGATTCGACCTGATAAGTCACGCGATTTTCTAATCCCGGAATCGCCAGGACTCGTAAACTTAGGAATTCACCGGGATTGACTTTTTCCACAAAGACACGGATTGGAATCGGCATCAGCCGCGTTACCGCTTGATAAATTAAGCCGGGTTTCGCTCGTAACCCCTGAGGGGCATTGGTATGATCGAGCAGGGGATTCCAAGATACATCTCCGAGGTTAATCAGTTTTTCCCACAAAACGTCCACCGGTGCATTGCTGAGTACCCGATACGTTTTGTAAAGGGAAAACTGGCAGCAAATTCGTTCCTTTTTTGCGATGAACTTAAACGAAAAATTAAGAATCACAACATATCTCCTGATCCATTACGCCCAGGCAAGTATCCTATTTTAGGAAAATTACCTGGTTTTGAGTACATCGCTCAAGAATAGTTTGTAAAAATTTATTAGTCATTAAAGTCATGAGTGTAAAAGATACTGAAGTTAGCGCTGCTAAAAATCAATTCGTGCCGCCCGAAGATGCAAAAGCTCGCGTGAGAAAATTTATGATGACGCTACAAGATGACATTTGTAGTAGTTTAGAAGCGTTGGATGGCAGTGGTCAAACCTTCCGAGAAGATAGTTGGGAACGGGAAGAAGGCGGTGGCGGTCGATCGCGCGTGATCAAAGAAGGCGATTTATTTGAACAAGGGGGAGTTAACTTTTCCGAAGTCTTTGGTACCCAACTTCCCTCCTCCATTTTGAAACAACGTCCGGAAGCAGAAGGACATGAATTTTTTGCCACGGGAACTTCTATGGTGTTACACCCC
This Cyanobacteria bacterium GSL.Bin1 DNA region includes the following protein-coding sequences:
- a CDS encoding SRPBCC family protein, which encodes MILNFSFKFIAKKERICCQFSLYKTYRVLSNAPVDVLWEKLINLGDVSWNPLLDHTNAPQGLRAKPGLIYQAVTRLMPIPIRVFVEKVNPGEFLSLRVLAIPGLENRVTYQVESTLIGTYVSCSITLRGWLSPFLWWMIRPYASRVVRELAQSAESAQQVS
- a CDS encoding NAD(+) kinase, with protein sequence MQLNQVIIAYKTGDKESKKWAETCAKALEKRGCKVLVGPSGIKDNPYPVFLSSVGNEIDLAIVLGGDGTALAAARQLAPEGVQILAVNVGGHLGFLTEPFELFQDIENLLDRLESDRYAIQRRMMLQAQVLEGGRIKPEPMSDRFFCLNEMCVKPASVDRMITSILEMEVDGEIVEQFQGDGLIIATPTGSTCYTASANGPIVHPGMEAMVVTPICPLSLSSRPLVLPPGSVVNVWPLEETEPSTKLWTDGSLGTTIWPGQRVSVTMANCLAKYIILREDHSFYHTLREKLMWAGTRIHYTNDHRNGHP